One bacterium genomic window, CTGATAGCGCCAGGGGCTCGACTCGAGTTTCCAGCGAAAGCTGTCCTGGACCTCAAGAACGGCCTTGGGGCAAGCTCCGAACGAACCATGATTGAGATAGGCGACATCGGCGCGGAGCCGCCAGTGCCGGGCGTACTCTGAGCCCTTGACAAATGCGGGCAGCTCCGTCATGGTTGAACCTCCATATTTTCCCCAGTCCGGTGGTCCTCCAGCGGCGCTTTGAGCAGGGTCAGAAGGAACCCCCTGCCACATCGCGCGTCGCCGCGACGAGATCGGCCCTCCTCCATCAAAACCGTCCTGCAGCATCCTGCGGTAACAGCTTCTTCAGGTTGCGCCCAAACCACTTTTCCATCCGCTTATAGCTCTGCTCTCCTCCCACCCTCGCGGCCAAGAGCTTGTGAAAGGTCATTACAAAACGGGGCAGTTCGCGCCAGGCTTCCGGGCTTGCGCTGTCTACTAAGGACACGTACAGCCGATCGGCCGGCAGCGCCATAGCGAGATCGAGCAGCTGCTGTGGATCATCCTCCGCGGCGCTCCTCAGGACCAAAATCATTTTATCACTGTTCAACCTCCGGATGAGGGCCGGCTGCATGGCTGCGGCCTGATCCAGGTCGAGGGACCAGAGAAGGCGGCCGTTAGAGCCTTTCATGACCGCATCGACTAAAGTGGTATCGGCGAGGTCAAGTTGCACCAGGATGTTGGCGGCCTGGGCCGCTGGAAGTAAGGTCTTTCCAACTGGCCCGAGATCGTGGCCTGAAAAAACCGGATCGGTCGGATCATCGAGGATCAACAGGTTGAGACCCAGCCGGCCAAGCTGACGCAGGGTGGCAGCTGAGCCCTTGAGGGCCGCCGTACCATGCAGAGCGAGGGCTACGGCCAACCGGCCTTGTCCTGCGGCGCGGTCCACCGATCCGGCATTCTCAAATCGAATCAGTTCCCGCGGGTGAGCCTGGATCCACTGATCGAGACTGTCGAGGCGGCTGTAGAGCGAACAGGGATCTTCGCTGGCAGCCAGAGTTTGCGTTGTGAAATGAATGCCAGCCTCCTGAGCGGCGAATACTTTATCATTCAGTGCTGCGGCCGTCCCGCCGATTGCGCTTCCCTTGAGGTCGAACTGGTCGCCATGGCGCAGGAAAAACCGGCCGCTGACGGTGCTGTCGAGGGTGAGGGGCTCGGGCCAGCCGGCCAGGGTGCGGATCAAGGCGCTGGCCCGATCGCCGACGCTCTGCAACGAGGCCACGTTGAGCATGTGCGGCTGGTCCTCGAACTCGTGATACCAGGGATGACCGCCGGTGGAACTGAAATAGATGGCCGGGATGCCCTGCTCGATGAAGTGGTAGTGGTCCGAGCCGCTGCCTCCCCAACCGCGGCCGAAGCGGGTTTTGCCGAGCAGCGAGTCGCTCCAGGAACGGGTCAATTCGCGAAATACTG contains:
- a CDS encoding M20/M25/M40 family metallo-hydrolase produces the protein LGAHMDHIGAGRDGHLYLGADDNASGTAVVMELARVFAAQPERPARSILFVTFGGEEQGLRGSRYFAAHLPVPPDRIAVMLNFDMEGAGDGGVSMGGRNYLPAVFRELTRSWSDSLLGKTRFGRGWGGSGSDHYHFIEQGIPAIYFSSTGGHPWYHEFEDQPHMLNVASLQSVGDRASALIRTLAGWPEPLTLDSTVSGRFFLRHGDQFDLKGSAIGGTAAALNDKVFAAQEAGIHFTTQTLAASEDPCSLYSRLDSLDQWIQAHPRELIRFENAGSVDRAAGQGRLAVALALHGTAALKGSAATLRQLGRLGLNLLILDDPTDPVFSGHDLGPVGKTLLPAAQAANILVQLDLADTTLVDAVMKGSNGRLLWSLDLDQAAAMQPALIRRLNSDKMILVLRSAAEDDPQQLLDLAMALPADRLYVSLVDSASPEAWRELPRFVMTFHKLLAARVGGEQSYKRMEKWFGRNLKKLLPQDAAGRF